The following are from one region of the Abiotrophia defectiva ATCC 49176 genome:
- a CDS encoding 5-oxoproline transporter, DUF969 family subunit produces the protein MNWFILIGIVIIVLGFSLKLDTMAVLIVAALSTALVAGINWQEALILLGENFVKNRLVTIFLIPIPMIAMVERFGLRQQAQHLISKLKGLTAPILLYTYVLIREVSLAFHIPLGGHVQFVRPLIYPMTDATVREKCGDDLSDEEVDAIKGKCAAVENIANFYSQNIFVGSSGVLLIISTLTEAGYDAAATDVANTALTVGIASLIVVALYMAYWQQSLNRRGRK, from the coding sequence ATGAACTGGTTCATATTAATTGGTATTGTTATTATTGTCCTTGGTTTTTCGCTTAAGTTGGATACCATGGCGGTCTTAATTGTAGCAGCCCTATCCACAGCCTTGGTGGCTGGTATTAACTGGCAAGAGGCGCTAATTCTCTTGGGGGAGAACTTCGTCAAGAACCGTTTGGTCACCATCTTCTTGATTCCAATTCCTATGATTGCTATGGTAGAGCGCTTCGGCCTGCGTCAACAAGCCCAGCATCTGATTAGTAAGCTCAAGGGCTTGACGGCACCTATTTTGCTGTATACCTATGTCTTGATTCGTGAGGTGTCCCTAGCCTTCCATATCCCTCTGGGTGGACATGTTCAGTTCGTTCGCCCCTTGATTTATCCTATGACCGACGCCACTGTGCGAGAAAAATGCGGCGATGATTTAAGCGATGAGGAGGTTGACGCTATTAAGGGTAAATGTGCGGCCGTAGAAAATATCGCCAACTTCTACTCTCAAAATATCTTTGTCGGTTCTTCAGGGGTCTTGCTGATTATTTCTACTTTAACTGAAGCAGGTTATGATGCGGCGGCAACAGATGTTGCCAACACAGCTCTGACTGTAGGGATTGCTAGCTTAATCGTGGTAGCACTCTATATGGCATACTGGCAGCAAAGTCTGAATAGAAGGGGGAGAAAATAA